One segment of Acidianus sp. HS-5 DNA contains the following:
- a CDS encoding ATP-binding protein has protein sequence MLFSTEPKDSIKDLFDRESEIDKLKRSLNERMIVVLGLKRTGKSSLVLSTLNSLNVNYIFIDIRKIYDDVSKKVPAEKFYEELYSELLKLSRKERIKDLLSKLNLSLEYPLKAKLPLEEIRSNISKIFEALNELGKVVIVFDEAQYLRYSTVGIKPLLAHVYDYLKNITLIFTGSEVGLLHDFIGINDPASDFYGRYYVSVELKPFDEEKSKEFLKAGFKELGVNVEDEVLDNAVSELDGIVGWLVYFGKLYLDKGEEAIDEMKSLGSKIVKKELDEAFSRSPYYEPIMKAIATLGKARWKNIVNYVIAQTGKKVITSTISRDLKNLLKMGFIEKGGNEYRIADPIVRYTILEEY, from the coding sequence TTGCTATTTTCAACAGAACCTAAAGATTCAATTAAAGATTTATTTGATCGTGAGAGTGAAATAGATAAGTTAAAAAGGAGTTTAAACGAGAGAATGATAGTAGTTCTAGGCTTAAAGAGGACTGGAAAATCCAGCTTAGTATTGTCAACTCTTAACTCTTTAAACGTGAATTACATTTTCATAGACATAAGGAAAATCTACGACGACGTATCTAAAAAAGTTCCTGCTGAAAAGTTTTACGAGGAACTCTACTCAGAGCTTTTAAAACTGAGTAGAAAGGAAAGAATTAAGGACTTGCTATCAAAGCTAAACCTCTCGTTAGAATATCCATTAAAAGCAAAATTACCTTTAGAGGAAATAAGGAGTAATATAAGCAAAATTTTTGAGGCATTAAATGAGTTAGGAAAAGTTGTTATAGTGTTTGATGAAGCGCAATATTTAAGGTACTCTACTGTGGGCATTAAACCACTTTTAGCTCACGTATATGATTATTTAAAAAATATAACTCTAATATTCACGGGAAGCGAAGTAGGTTTGCTACACGATTTCATAGGAATAAACGATCCAGCTTCTGACTTTTACGGCAGGTACTATGTTAGCGTTGAATTAAAACCTTTCGATGAAGAGAAGTCGAAGGAGTTCTTAAAGGCAGGCTTTAAGGAGTTAGGAGTTAACGTAGAAGATGAGGTATTGGATAACGCAGTTTCTGAACTTGACGGAATAGTGGGCTGGCTAGTATATTTCGGTAAGTTATATTTAGACAAGGGAGAGGAGGCAATTGACGAGATGAAGTCGTTAGGTTCTAAAATCGTGAAGAAGGAATTAGATGAGGCTTTTTCCAGGAGTCCTTATTATGAACCAATTATGAAGGCAATTGCAACTTTAGGTAAGGCAAGGTGGAAGAACATTGTAAATTACGTTATTGCTCAGACAGGGAAGAAAGTAATAACGTCTACCATCTCTAGAGATTTAAAGAACTTACTTAAGATGGGTTTTATAGAAAAAGGAGGTAACGAGTATAGGATTGCGGACCCTATAGTGAGGTACACGATATTAGAGGAATACTAG
- a CDS encoding ATP-binding protein: protein MNEIKQVLIDQKSRLERKFEKEKIIERDVPDLKKYISQPNVLAILGVRRSGKSTLAEMILRGENFGYVNFDDDRLANVKVEDLHNIEKAIYELFGDVNYFLFDEIQNVPGWELFVNRLREDGKKIIITGSNSKLLSGELVTALTGRHINFTLFPFSFHEYLKFKGVKLERIGNVYSSRSEAQIKRELENYIKVGGFPEVLKISEDFIFSIFSDIVYKDIVERLKIKRIELFKAFAVSVIKYYANEISLSRLSKTLKLSNNTVEEWFNGLINAYVILTSERFTDKPREGLVSPKKVYVVDPGFISSIALDSSKGRIMENLVALHLARMGERLFYLKGRDYEVDFVTNNKAIQVTYASGKDEINKREIEGLKKIESKEKVVITWDYEDEINKIKFIPIWKFLLSSSPSFT from the coding sequence ATGAACGAAATTAAACAGGTGCTAATTGACCAGAAGAGTAGGTTAGAGAGAAAATTTGAAAAAGAAAAGATTATAGAAAGAGATGTTCCTGATTTAAAAAAATACATTTCTCAACCTAACGTTTTGGCTATTCTAGGAGTAAGGAGAAGCGGAAAGTCCACATTGGCTGAAATGATACTGAGAGGAGAAAACTTTGGTTACGTTAACTTTGACGATGACAGGCTTGCTAACGTAAAAGTCGAAGACTTACATAATATCGAAAAGGCAATTTACGAGCTTTTTGGCGACGTTAATTATTTCCTCTTTGACGAAATTCAAAACGTTCCAGGTTGGGAATTATTCGTAAACAGATTAAGGGAAGATGGTAAAAAGATAATCATAACCGGAAGTAATTCTAAGCTACTTTCTGGAGAGCTAGTTACAGCGTTAACTGGAAGGCATATTAATTTCACTTTATTTCCCTTTTCTTTCCATGAATATCTCAAATTTAAAGGAGTGAAGCTAGAAAGAATCGGTAATGTTTACTCCTCAAGATCTGAGGCTCAAATTAAGAGGGAACTTGAGAATTATATTAAAGTTGGTGGATTTCCCGAAGTTTTAAAAATATCCGAGGACTTCATTTTCTCAATTTTCTCTGACATCGTATATAAAGACATAGTAGAAAGGTTAAAGATTAAGAGGATAGAACTCTTTAAAGCCTTTGCCGTTAGCGTAATAAAGTACTACGCTAACGAGATTTCATTATCCAGGTTATCAAAAACGTTAAAGCTAAGTAATAATACTGTGGAAGAGTGGTTTAACGGGTTAATTAACGCTTATGTAATACTGACTTCAGAGAGGTTTACAGACAAGCCTAGAGAAGGATTAGTGTCACCAAAGAAAGTTTACGTTGTTGACCCAGGATTTATTTCTTCAATAGCGCTAGACAGCTCAAAAGGAAGGATCATGGAAAACCTTGTAGCTTTACACTTGGCTAGAATGGGTGAAAGGCTCTTTTACTTAAAGGGGAGAGATTACGAGGTCGATTTTGTAACTAATAATAAAGCAATACAAGTAACTTACGCTTCTGGAAAAGACGAGATTAATAAGAGAGAAATTGAAGGATTAAAGAAAATAGAATCCAAGGAGAAGGTAGTTATAACTTGGGATTATGAAGACGAAATTAATAAGATAAAGTTCATCCCTATTTGGAAATTTTTATTGAGTAGTTCTCCTAGCTTTACTTAG